Below is a window of Spirochaetota bacterium DNA.
TTTTTCCGGTACGCATGTTCATGCAGTAGATGCTCCCGCGTGCGGTGGCATAGAAGAGAAGACCGTTCTCATGGACGATGGGCGTTGAGATGCCGCCCTCCATCTGGATGAATTGATAATTGAAACGGTCCTCATCCTCGAGGTACTGGATGAGATATACCCGTCCGTCGTCGGACGGCACGAGGATGATGTTCACCTCGTCGCCGCCCTCTTTGGCATTATTGTTGTTCACGATGGGGAGCGCCGCTTGTGTGATGGGCCCGCCGGAGACGAACGTGAACGCCGATGTCCCGTCCTTGGCGCGGAGTATATGGAACACGCCGCTCTCGGTGCCGAACATCACGTGCCGTGCCCGATAGACGACCGGGCTTGTCACCCTGCCGGCGACGCGCGTCTGCCATAGCGCCTTGTTGCCGATGACGTCATAGGCGCATACCGTGCCGTTGGCGAGCGGTGCATAGACGATGCGCCTGTCCTTCGGGTCGTTGGCGAGCGGTGCAGCGAGCGCGGCAGGGAGCTGCGCAATGGCGATGACATGGAAATTCGGATTGAGGTCCTTCAACCGCTTGAGCGCCTCCTGCTTGAGTTCGTCATCGCGCACCGGTTTGCAGAGCGATACGCACTGCGTGAACTGCACGATGGCCCGATTGATATATTCCGCGACATCGGAAGCGAGTATCTGGCGCGACCGAAGCTCGTAAATGGCCCCGAGCGCGAAACGATAGAGCGGATTCTCCGGCGAAGCGGTCGCAAGCCGTTCGGCGATGGTGAACGATTCATCGATGCGTCCGAGATAGAAGAGCGCGCGTGCTTTATAAAAGAGCGTATCCTCGCTTGAGGCATCGATAAGGAGGGAATGGTTGAACGCTTCGAGCGCTTCCGCGGTGCGCCCCGCTTCGAGGAGTATGACGCCGTAATTCATGCGGTACACCGGGTTGCCGGGCTCAGCCATCACCGCTTTTTCCATGGCGGCTATCGCATCCGGATACTCCCACAGATGGTACAATGCGGCGCCGTAGTAGAACCAGTTCTCCGCGACGCCGTCGGTCCTGATAAGCGCCTCGAATTCCACGGCGGCGCGCGTATACTGCTCGAGTGCGAAGAAGCATCGTGCGGCCTTTCGGCGATACACGGGGTTGTCCGGCTCAATGCGCATCGCCTCTCGGTACGCCTTGAGCGCTTCAAGGGCATTGCCCGCGGATAGATGCGTATCGCCTGCCAATTCATGCCCGAGCCCTTTCTCGGGGGCAAGCTGCCGTATTTCATCAGCAATCGCGAGCGCGTTCGAGAAGTCCCCTTTCTCGCGGTAGGCGCGGGCGAGCGGGAGCAGGGGCGACGCATCGTAGGGGGTAAGCGAGAGGATCGTTCCGTAGGCGCGCACCGTGTTCGTCGTATCGCCGATATCTTCCGCGTCGCGCAGCGCCCGCCATGCTTCCGCTGCATGCATTTCGTTCAGGAGGAATCGTGCGTCATGGCAGTCATCGTCGGATGCGAGCGCTTTGAGGAGCGCTTCCTTTGCATCGCCCGCACGATTGTCCGCGAAGGCGGCGCGTCCCTTCTGGTACTGGGCACGTGCGACGGCTTTGGCAGGATCGAATGCCGCGTTCTTCTTCATGAGCGTCCCGACGTGTATCGCCGTATCATGATCCCCATACGCGATGATGTCGTCGAAATAGGCGGAGAGCAGAGCGGGGCGCATGCCGTCATTGATCATCCAGGCATCGACAATGCGCGCTATCTCGGCGTATTTTCGCTTCGCCACCGGCCAGCTCGTCTCGTTCGTACGGTGAAGTTCGAGAAATTTATTGGCGAAGTACATTATCTCCCGTGCGTTCAGGAGCGATATGCCGCTCTTGAGCCCTCGCATGAGGAATGCTATCGGTTCATCGATGCGTCCGAGCGCGTCGTACGCGAGGAGCATGTATCGGACACGGAGCGATTCCTCCTGTCCGGTATAATTCGTCGTCTGGAGCATGTCCATGGCCCGCTGCGGCGCTTTGTCGCGGATGAGCGTACGCGCC
It encodes the following:
- a CDS encoding tetratricopeptide repeat protein, which codes for MGVSPVKLIIMLVALPLAGEYYRSVESIIVPGPTKKHALIADETNRTRELTAILEKARTALASGNTAAAIRICEEAHAVYANHPFTYRILSEAYAASGDHYRALNYAQKGIDYDNRYLPNYEMLADAYVRFNEFDRSIQAYLTAYHIELISGYFLAKAGMLFLSLGELPGAERYFEKGATNDDPYCIEGKGIIALRSNDYASALASFERAQSILEKFKMNDARIPAAKERLAARIVRTKYDWLLALMEANYERGNDAKVMELGGKAVSLVPEYRAFMLSGLSAARAGDLTNAFLFLTQATNVSPRVSIPYRTLAGVYARFGRTNDAVDVLREGARNCRTDQELYVELSQYLIQTGNYDEADAAFKRALLFTNIGARSLASYARILFGKGDLAAAGRYAIEAEAIADRAAMNDIARRAAIRMQLEKARTLIRDKAPQRAMDMLQTTNYTGQEESLRVRYMLLAYDALGRIDEPIAFLMRGLKSGISLLNAREIMYFANKFLELHRTNETSWPVAKRKYAEIARIVDAWMINDGMRPALLSAYFDDIIAYGDHDTAIHVGTLMKKNAAFDPAKAVARAQYQKGRAAFADNRAGDAKEALLKALASDDDCHDARFLLNEMHAAEAWRALRDAEDIGDTTNTVRAYGTILSLTPYDASPLLPLARAYREKGDFSNALAIADEIRQLAPEKGLGHELAGDTHLSAGNALEALKAYREAMRIEPDNPVYRRKAARCFFALEQYTRAAVEFEALIRTDGVAENWFYYGAALYHLWEYPDAIAAMEKAVMAEPGNPVYRMNYGVILLEAGRTAEALEAFNHSLLIDASSEDTLFYKARALFYLGRIDESFTIAERLATASPENPLYRFALGAIYELRSRQILASDVAEYINRAIVQFTQCVSLCKPVRDDELKQEALKRLKDLNPNFHVIAIAQLPAALAAPLANDPKDRRIVYAPLANGTVCAYDVIGNKALWQTRVAGRVTSPVVYRARHVMFGTESGVFHILRAKDGTSAFTFVSGGPITQAALPIVNNNNAKEGGDEVNIILVPSDDGRVYLIQYLEDEDRFNYQFIQMEGGISTPIVHENGLLFYATARGSIYCMNMRTGKTKWVQRTSGRVTAAPLIVNGSLYAASDDGIIYRLSLDDGGITGTYRYRNSGVKELVHKDGYLFFGDDFGRFHIIDTDMKSVGIDQLNGA